gtgcctactgtatacCAGGCACTAAACAAAATGTTTAACCTTATAGAGCTTACAGTCTCGTTGGGGGAGAATGAAAGTAAATATGTGTTAGAGGAAACAGGagttctaaagaaaaataaagcagggtaagAAGAGATTTTAGAaagtttcacattaaaaaaaagtaacatttgagcagagactgaGGGAAGAAGGTGAGTCATGTGGATTTCAGGGCAAAGGGCATCCCAGGTAGAGACATCAGTGAGCACAGAGGCCTTGATGTGAGGGTGCTCTTTGGTTTGTTTGAAGAACATTAAGGAGCTCTTTGTGGGCAGGGCAGAGTGAGTGAACGGGAGATTGTTTTGGGCAACTCAAGAGGAAAGAGACTGGTAGCTGGAGGTTTGCAGGATGGAGCTGAGGATTGCAGGATGGAGCTGAGGGTTGGTTAGAAATCAggagtttgtttttgaaaatatattgttTCAGATACTGAGTAGACATTCAGGTAAATATTTTGATGGGTAGGTGAATGTGAATATAGATGAGTCTAGGATAGAGGTTGTTAGCATGTAGGGGAGATCTGAAGCCATGAGACTGGGTGAGATTGCCAAGCAAGTGAATGATGATGGGAGAAGTAGTTCCAATACTTAGACACAAGGCTCTCCATCACGGAAAGGAGTGATTCTCAACTGTATTGTATTTTCACTCCCAGTCTAAAAGCCGTTttagacttttttcccccctccaattactttctccatggaattttaaTATAGCACAAGAAAtccatttaattatatatttttaatgataattttttcAGTGGCAATAAGCCTGCAACGTACTGCAATTTATAGTAGTTCTggctttataaaacaaaatttttaaaattgttcagtGCCATTTTGTAAAGTGGTCTTTTGagctttttatttgcttttttgtacGTTTTCATATGGCTAGTTTCTACAATTGTataattgtgtttttttcccttaaacttAGAACCACATGGAAAAAGCAGTTATCCTCCTGATAATTTAGCTACAGTAGTTGCTGAAACGCTTGGACTTTGTGTTCAAGAAGAATCTGTAAGTAATTGTTTAGTTTGgtaataaatatgaattaattaGTGTCCTTTGAGGTCAGTTTTTAGAGAATTaagcaagagaaaaaattttttatccaAAGATTAttagataaagagaacaaaattgATGTCACTAGAAAAGGCCCATTTATATTATTCACTCCAGGCAGTTGCAGAAAACTCTGCAAGTCTTTAGAATTCTTGGGATATAGGTTATGGGTTGAGTCAGAATttatagggaactctgctcagtgttatatggcaacctggatgggaggggagtttgggggagaatggatacatgtgtatatatatgggtaagtccctttgctgtccacctgaaactatcataacattgttaattgtctatactccaataaaaagttaaataatgaaaaaaaacttAGCTTAGAGGGTTTAGCTAAACCTCTTCcctgtcctctctcctccctACACTGTTCCAACTTAAAGAGAAGATTTAAACCTTTAGATTGAGTTCAGAATTTATTGGGTCTTTTTGACATCCTTTAAACTGGGCTTTATTTGGAAAACAGACTAAATTCTTAGGTCTACTACAAATGTTTTAATTCATCTTTGTCCTTACAAATGCCAGTGCAGTTAGACCACATCCTTAGGGATTGAGTCAGAAATTAACCccatgattttcttttcattatttagtGCTTCCTTACATCAGATACATTCACTATTTTTCTTAACCAATCTCTAAAAAATGGAAGCCTTGAATTCATCAATCTTAAGGAAGCTTCATTTTGATACAGTTTTGAAACATATCCCTTTGCTTTAGTCAGTAAGTGTATATAGGCTCTTATAAAGTTTTCTTGCTGTTGAATTTCCAAAATTGAATTGACTTTTGactacatttgaattttttttgtgtgggggcggggtgggatgGGGTTCTTTCTAGTTTTAAAACTGACTTCAAGTGATGGTGGTTAGTTTTTACCCTTTGAACTCTAAacgttttaactttttaaaatcccCTCCTACCAATAAACTTGGCATGTCAGTAGTTTAGACACCAAATCTATTGAGGGAACTGCTCTCTAAAGATTTGCTGCTCAAAGTGTGATCCACAGGCCAACAGCATCTTCATCCCTGGAAatctgtgagagagagaaaatcttAAACCCAGCCCAGACCTACTGAAAGAGAACTTATGTTTTCATAGGACCCTCAGTTGATCTGTGTGTATGCAAAAGTTTGGGAAGCACTGCTCTTTAAATATCCTTTTAAATTCGTCTCCTATAAGTATAAATAATCATCTCTGTTCCCTTCCTTTCATCTAACTAATCTGGTTTTTTAGAATTAGCAATTATCAGTCTGCTTTCTGTCCTTAAGaatttacatattctggataaCTTACTTAAACGGAATTACATGTGTCTTTTGGGTCTGGTGTCTTTCACTTAGCCTATTTTCGAGTTCATCTGCATCACaacatgtatcagtatttcattcctttttaagaataatcctccattgtgtttatgtactttatattttattactgaaGGAATCTCGAGGCCCTCAGAGCCCTCTTGGTGATGAGCTCTACCATTGTCTGGAAGGAGATCACAAAAAACAAGCTTTTGAGGAATGTAGAAGAAATAGTGAAGATAATTTAAGGTAATTTGGGGCACTTTGGTAAAAACTTATAAACTGTTAATGAAATTCCATTGCAGCGAGTTCCACAGATTTAAACTGTTTCTCTCCCTCAGCTTGTTATTctggttgtatttttatttaaaaaaaatatttcccccaGTTTATGACCTGTTGAGGGCTTTTTGCATTACTATAGAGATCGGGATGTTACTATTAGGTTCTTTCTGTACTTCTGTCAAGCAGTGCCTCAGAGGTCCCAGCCTCATCTCTTTTTAGGATCCGGTCATCCCTCCTGgatttgtattttctaaaactgaatgTTGTATGAAATCCATCATTAGCTCTGATGAACATTCAAGATTGGGATACACTGTTGCTTTTACTAATTTTAGAACATCCATTAACTAACAGTACTATATTTATGTagcattttgcttcttttttaaatacatacatcACATTTAATTGTCATTATACTAAGTCATTAAAGTAGGTTTTATTACCCCCATATTTTACAGTCAACATAAATGCAGCCGCACAGAAGTTAAATGTCTTTAAGGCCACACAACTATTaagtgggcttcccgggtggtgctagtggtaaagaacctgcctgctattgcaggagatgtaagagatgcaggttcaatccgtAGGTCGGGAAgattttccctggagaagggcatggtaacccactccagtattcagtattcttgtctggagaatcccatggacagaggaacctggtgggctacagtccatatggtcacaaagagccagacatgactgaagcgacttagcctgcaCGCACAACTATTAAGTAAGAAAGTTGGGGCTCTTAGCCATTCCACTTCTTCAGACTTAACCCTAATGATCTTTCTACTACCCCAGATGTCTCCTCTGCTACAGGCAGGCTGGGTCATGAGTTATGTTCTGTAGTATAAGAATTTTGTTTCTTGGAGTTAACTCTTGATAAGATTTCATAACAACAAAAGAATTTGagatttgttcaaatattttcttatatagtGAATTTATTTAAGTTacttaggaaaaatatttatagataggAATATCATGGTTATTGAGATAGGTTTGCTGTATCATTTCCCTCTGCTTTCTGTCAGCCAAATAAAGAGAAGCCAGCAACTGTATTGTATCTTAAATTTTGGTCAATGATCTGCTTCTAATATGTGGATAAAACCTTACTGTTAATAATTCTGTATTAGCAAAAGTTTTCTCATTAtgcttatcttttaatttttacccTGTTTCTTTAATAGGAAAAAAGTTTTaccactctttatttttttaggttttcaGATTCAAAGACTCCTTTTCAAGAAGAATTGACTACTCGGGTATCATCTCCTGTATTTGGAGCTCCCTCTAACGTGAAAAGTAGTTTAGGTTTGAATACAagtttgtccccttctcttttagAGACTGGGAAAAAAACCCATCTGAAAACAGTGCCCCTCAGCAATACTTCTGCTCCTGGACCAGAGAAACCTAGATCAAAATCTGAAGATGGAACCCTTATCACACATCATCTTCTTGGGACTGAAGTGAACAAGATCCCTAGTCAGTCATCTTCTAATAAGCAGAtgcttataaataaaaatacaagtgaaCCTGTAAGTGAGCAGGATAATATTGGTCACAGTAAAAATACTGATAGAGATAAACATGTGGTACCCCTGAAGTCACTGGGAGGCagaaccaaaaggaagaaaattgaggaagaaagtgaagatgaagtaATCTGTCCCCAAGCCTCCTTTgataaagaaaatgcttttccttttccactgGATAGTCATTCTTCCATGAATGGAGACTATGTGATGGATAAACCTCTGGATCTGTCTGATCGCTTTTCAGCTATCCAACGTCAAGAGAAAAGCCAAGGAAGTGAGAACTCTAAAATCAGATTTAGGCAAGTGACTCTCTATGAGGCTCTGAAGCccattccaagggactcttcctCAAGCCGCAAGGTCTTGACCGGGAGCTGTGGGCTAACCAAAGACTCCCCAGAAGAGCCCTGTTTACAGGAgtcccttttccagtccttgagTAAATCTCCAGATAATAAAACACTGTtacaaataaaggaagaaaacccAGTATTTAAAATCCCTCTTCGTCCACGTGAAAGTTTGGAGACAGAGAATCTTTTTGATGACACAAAGGTATGTGTTCAATATTCAAAGATTTTGATTAAAATGGTAGTTTGTGATTTTTCCTAGATGCTaataattttttctgttttagggTGCTGGTTCTCATGAGCCTATAAAGATAAAAACCAGATCAGTCCGTGGAGCATGTGAAgttgcatcagttcttcagttaaATCCATGTAGAATTGCTAAAACAAAATCTCTACAAAACAACCAAGGTATGTAAACTATAAATAGCATTTCCACtctctttttaatgaatttatattgagtattgtaatttattatttacattctTTGGATAGATTTCATTGTTTCTGGAAAAAATAGTTtatctctgtgtttctgtgtttataGCACAGTTCTTACTGGTTTCACCTTAAAATTTTCCTGCTCttctactttttgaaaaaataaattgattttaataaATTGATTAAATCTTTAATAACCTACTTTTATAGGTGATTTTATAGATTTAATTCTTTTATGTagttgtttcttgttttctttacaaaaagaaagctttaaaaatttaaactatacagatttttaaaatataaaaagtagaaatttatcatccaaacctTGTTCCTCACCATATAGATAACCAGTcctttttttgtatttacatatatatatctcttaACTAGTTGTATATACAAATTTATATGGGTTTTTAAACTTGTTGTTTGAAAACATTGTTTGCCCTTTCATAATTTTGCTGTGTTTTGAagtctttttggtttttttagctCCCAAATATTTCTGTACTTCATATGCAGTATTTATTCCTTATTGGAAACATTGCTTCATCTgcgtttattttccttttttcctgaagCTCATTCTTTAGTAATTCTTACAGTGAGGGTTTCAGTTtctatataaaaacatttatccctgattttttttttaatctttttgtttttatttttattttttccatggtTGCTCTAGGGATTGTGGTATACTTACTTAACCTTTCACAATCTACTTTTGAGTTTATACTGTACCACTTTATGCTCTATAACTGTACCTTATGTAGTTGTCATGTATATTAATGTACATTGAAACCTCCTCCAGTGTTAcagttttaacttaaaattttttttattgaaataaaaatcagtCATTAAAGTGTACAATTCGGTGGTTTTATGTAGTCACGATTGTGTCAGCATCACTGTACTCTTaggtttagaacattttcatcaccataCAAAGAACAGTACCTGCTTGCTAGCAGTCACCTTCCATTTCTCTCTCGTCTTCCCCAGTCCTAAGCGGCCACTTAATCTACTGTCACTATAGATTTGCATATTCTGAAgtattcatataaatggaattgtacaaTATATGATATTTCATGACTTCTTTCACTATTTCAGTTTTTTCACTGTTACAAGTAATGCTGGTTTGAACATTGATATATAATTTTGTGTGGATGTAAGTTTCATTTTCCTTGACttatacctagaagtagaattggtGGGCCACATGCtaactctggggcttccctggtggcttagatggtaaagaatctgcctgcaatgcgggagacctgagttaggaagatcccctggaggagggcatggcaacccactccagtatttttgcctggagaatccccatggacagaggagcctggtggactacagttcacggggttgcaaagagtcagacaggactgaacgactaagcacaggacaTGCATGctaatttctttttccagaggaGCTAcatcagtttatattcccaccagcagcatgTGAGAGTTCCTgtttctccatattctcaccaacacttgttttcATTGTCCGTCTTTTTGATTCTAGCCATCCTATGGGTGTGAAGTTATTAATATGTCTCAACTGTGCTTTTGGTTTGCCTTTTCtttgatggctaatgatgttgagcttcttttcatgtgcttactggccattttcattttctttgaaggattgtctattcagatcctttgcttaTTCTCAGTCGGAGTAATtgtcttattattgagttgtgagagttctttatgtatccTCAGTGCAAGTCCTTTATTAGACAcatgatttggaaatatttttctcattctgtgaGTCCTATAATGTTTTAAAgtgatgagaattttaaaaatctgtttttaattgtgtgtttttttctccttatctAAGATGTATCCTTTGAAAATATCCAGTGGAGTATAGATCCAGGAGCAGACCTTTCTCAGTATAAAATGGATGTCACTGTAGATGATACAAAGGTGAGTTAGAAAGTAGAACCAGAGCCCATGTGGTTATTCCAGTGTGTTGTTAGTCACCCTGCCCCCCGATTCATTCTGTGACCTTGAGACAGTCACACACCTCCTATAACcttcatatatttattcagaaacgtacaaaataataacatttattttccaattttatggTATTTTTGAATGGGTAATAATACTTTCTGACTTTTTAGAGACGTTTGCtgaaaattatagttttaaaataatgtcaaatgctaattacatattaaataactattttttatcaaaataatctATTGTATGCATTGATTAACTTAACATACCTTCAAGAagtaaatttcatttttcctaGTTGGCTGTTTCTTTAAAtgctgtgtattttcttttgagTTAAAATTCATAGCAGAAATTACTTTTTTGGCTTGTATTTAGGTTCTACATAGTTTGAGAAGTTCTCTTGCACATGGTagcatattaataaaatatttaacagttgCTAgagtaagagaaaaggaaagatataagcatctgaatgcagagttccaaagaatagcaagaagagataagaaagccttcttcagtgatcaatgcaaagaaatagaggaaaacaacagaatgggaaagactggagatctcttcaagaaaattagagataccaagggaacatttcatgcaaagatgggctcgataaaggacagaaatggtatggacctaacagaagcagaagatattaagaagagatggcaagaatacacagaagaactgtacaaaaaagatcttcatgacccagataatcatgatggtgtgatcactgacctagagccagacatcctggaatgtgaagtcaattgggccttagaaagcatcactatgaacaaagctagtggaggtgatggaattccagttgagctacttcaaatcctgaaagatgatgctgtgaaagtgctgcactcaatatgccagcaaatttggaaagcttagcagtggccacaggactggaaaaggtcaggtttcattccagtcccaaagaaaggcaatgccaaagaatgctctgactaccacacaattgcacgcatctcacatgctagtaaagtaatgctcaaaattctccaagccaggcttcagcaatatgtgaaccgtgaacttcctgatgttcaagctggttttagaaaaggcagaggaaccagagatcaaattgccaacatccgctggatcatggaaaaagcaagagagttccagaaaaacatctatttctgctttattgactatgccaaagcctttgattgtgtggatcacaataaactggaaaattctgaaagagatgggaataccagaccacctgatctgcctcttgagaaatctgtatgcaggtcaggaagcaacagttagaactggacatggaacaacagactggttccaaataggaaaaggagttcgtcaaggctgtatattgtcaccctgcctatttaacttatatgcagagtacatcctgagaaacgctgggttggaagaagcacaatctggaatcaagattgccgagagaaatatcaataacctcagatatgcagatgacaccacccttatggcagaaagtgaagaggaactaaaaagcctcttgatgaaagtgaaagtggagagtgaaaaacttggcttaaagctcaacattcagaaaacgaagatcatggcatctggtcccatcacttcatgggaaatagatggggaaacagtggaaaaggcagaggaactagagatcaaattgccaacatccgctggatcatggaaaaagcaagagagttccagaaaaacatctatttctgctttattgactatgccaaagcctttgactgtgtggatcacaataaactggaaaattctgaaagagatgggaataccagaccacctgatctgcctcttgtggaaacagtgtcagactttatttttttggactccaaaatcactgcaaatggtgactgcagccatgaaattaaagacgcttactccttggaaggaaagttacgaccaacctagacagcatattcaaaagcagagacattactttgccaacaaaggtctgtctagtcaaggctatggtttttccagtggtcatgtatggatgtgagagttggactgtgaagaaagctgaggtccgaagaactgatgcttttgaactgtggtgttggagaagactcttgagagtcccttggactgcaaggagatccaaccagtacattctgaaggagatcagccctgggatttctttggaaggaatgatgataaagctgaaactctagtactctggccacctcatgcaaagagttgacttattggaaaagactctgatgctgggagggattgagggcaagaggagaaggggatgacagaggatgagatggttggatggcatcactgactcgatggacgtgagtctgagtgaactccgggagttggtgatggacagggaggcctggcgtgctgcagttcatggggtcgcaaagagtcggacacgactgagcgactgaattgaactgagactAATCCATAGCCATCAAGAAGTCAAATTTGACTTACGAACTTTTCAGTGAACATTGATGTTCATTTCTGTGAAGCAGATTAGGGAAGAAAGGAAGCTTCAGGGATTTTGGTAATATACAGTTCTCTCTTCCTTGGCAGCAGTCCTTTTCCTGGACTTGAGAGATGATGCTTGTATATCAAAGATAATACATTAGGTTTAAATGCCTGTAAAATGTAATATATCTATATTCCTTTGGGTAAAAGTAAATATTACTTAATGCTACTAAAGTGTAAGTGttacacttaaaaaatggttaaaatggtaacatTTATGTTACGTATATTTTTACCATCCCCTCCCCAAAAATATAACTATAAGGTCATAAAGGGATAAcagttaaaattttgaatttttaaacatttattcaggATGGCAGTCAGTCAAGATTAGCAGGAGAGACAGTGGACATGGACTGTACGTTGGTCAGTGAAACCATGCTCTTAAAACTGAAGAAGCAAGAGCAGAAGGGAGAAGAGAGTCCAAGTaagatttggttttttttttgtttttgttttttaatacaaagTGGAAGGAAGTTTATAGTCATACCATTGCACTGAAGAGCATAAATGACCTTTTCACCATAAACCAGTTTTTCCCCTGTTCTACTAATAGTAGACTTCTCTTTAGTAAAGCTTAGTTTCCAtattacagcaaaaaaaaaaactttagtaaaaataatttttattttcaaaagaattcaAGTTGTgtccaggagtcagcaaacttcaACCAGCTGCCAGTTTTGTCAGTAAACTTTTGCTGGAACCCAGCCTCACTCACTTGTTTAATTTATTGCCTACGGCTGCTTGTGTGACATGGCAGCAAAATTGAGTAGTTTCTGCAGAGACCTTATGGCCCCAcaggcctaaaatatttactgtctgaccctttaagaaaaagtttccTGATCCCTCGTTAAGataattttttcataaaagttGTAAAGGGAATCTTCAGAGTCCTGTTTTAGAACTATTATTTTCCAAAGCAATTTGataaggagaaaaaggagggatTCTACTGAGAAGtattagttgttgttcagttgctaagttttgtccacCAACTCTTTTGAAAAGTATTAGTACAGATTTGCAAATAAGCAGTAAACTCAGACTAATAGTGTATATGATGAGTGATTCTGccgttttctttttctgtagaaAAGATTTGGCTAAACTAGGGGTCTACAGCCCTTTGTAGTAAGAAACTGATAATTCTTTATCTAAAGCCTTGattttctgaaagaggtgggaacgTGGAAGGATTTGGGTTGGCACCACCTTAGCAGTGTTTCTGACTATAGAGGCGTGTGACACGAGATCAACTAGACTGAATAGTTGTCACTCTTCACCCTCACGTGTTGAACAGTTAGGACCTGCCACATCAGGATGCAAGGCTAAAAGCAGAGGCATTTTCCAATGATCCTCTGTTAGAAACTGAGGACACTCCGACTGTGTGTGCGTTTCCTGTATTCTGCTGCGAATTCTCCAGTCTACCTGCTCAGGGTCCCAGGTCTTGTTCttgcttctttttgttgttgttcttgcttCTTATAAAACG
This sequence is a window from Bubalus bubalis isolate 160015118507 breed Murrah chromosome 22, NDDB_SH_1, whole genome shotgun sequence. Protein-coding genes within it:
- the RBBP8 gene encoding DNA endonuclease RBBP8; protein product: MNLSGSSCGSPGSADVSNDFKDLWTKLKEYHDKEVQGLQVKVTKLKKERILDAQRLEEFFTKNQQLREQQKVLHETIKVLEDRLRAGLCDRCAVTEEHMRKKQQEFENIRQQNLKLITELMNEKNTLQEENKKLSEQLQQKIENDQPHKATDLESEEDVIPDSPITTFSFSGTNRLRRKENLRVRYIEQTHAKLEHSGCAHELRTVPKSSAHPQHKPKESEILVADTCDQSQAPVAKPHGKSSYPPDNLATVVAETLGLCVQEESESRGPQSPLGDELYHCLEGDHKKQAFEECRRNSEDNLRFSDSKTPFQEELTTRVSSPVFGAPSNVKSSLGLNTSLSPSLLETGKKTHLKTVPLSNTSAPGPEKPRSKSEDGTLITHHLLGTEVNKIPSQSSSNKQMLINKNTSEPVSEQDNIGHSKNTDRDKHVVPLKSLGGRTKRKKIEEESEDEVICPQASFDKENAFPFPLDSHSSMNGDYVMDKPLDLSDRFSAIQRQEKSQGSENSKIRFRQVTLYEALKPIPRDSSSSRKVLTGSCGLTKDSPEEPCLQESLFQSLSKSPDNKTLLQIKEENPVFKIPLRPRESLETENLFDDTKGAGSHEPIKIKTRSVRGACEVASVLQLNPCRIAKTKSLQNNQDVSFENIQWSIDPGADLSQYKMDVTVDDTKDGSQSRLAGETVDMDCTLVSETMLLKLKKQEQKGEESPNGERKMNDSLEDMFDRTTHEEYESCLAESFPQVADEEKELSTTTKKPNTPGDKQDKVKQKAFVEPYFKGDERETELQNFPHIEVVRKKEERRKLLGHTCKECEIYYADFPAEEREKKLASCSRHRFRYIPPNTPENFWEVGFPSTQTCMERGYIKEDLDPCPRPKRRQPYNAMFSPKGKEQKT